The Blastomonas sp. SL216 DNA window AGGACCGGTCGATGCCGCAGGTCGACCTGGAAGAGCTGCGCCGCGAACTGACACGGTTCAGCTGGATCGCCGATGCCCGCATCTCGCGCCAGCTGCCCGATACGCTGATCGTCGACATCGTCGAGCGCGAGCCGCTGGCGGTGTGGGAAGATCGCGGTAAGGTGATGCTGGTCGATGCCGAGGGCGTCGCGCTGGAGCCTAGCCCCGGCCAGATCGACCCCAAGATGCTGCGTATCGTCGGCAAGCGCGCCAATACGCGGATCGGGGATCTCACCGAGCTGCTCGATGCCGCCCCTGCGCTCACGCCGCAGGTCAAGGAAGCCGAATGGGTCGGCAACCGCCGCTGGAACCTGACCTTCCACACAGGTGAAGTGCTGGCGCTGCCCGAAGGTGACGACCTGTCGCAGGCCGCGCTGGTCAACTTTGCTCGGATGGACGGGGTCAACCGGCTGCTCGGCAAGGGCGTGACCTATTTCGACCTGCGTGATCCCGAGCGCGCCTATCTGCGCCGACCGCGCGATCCCAAAAAGCCGGAGGGCGATGCCATGGCATCGGCGGCGCAATGAGCGGCGGCAAGGGACGCAAGGGCGGCGCGGCCGTCCCCCGGATCGAAAAGACCTTTGGCGCGCTCG harbors:
- a CDS encoding FtsQ-type POTRA domain-containing protein, with translation MATRIKRGTSAKRGATRAKPRTAQRSRTNAFLARLPFSEEQMQKAATITVLGILALGGVITAQFMGLPGMVQEEMALAAGRAGFEVKKVEVRNVDKMNELKVYEIVLAQKDRSMPQVDLEELRRELTRFSWIADARISRQLPDTLIVDIVEREPLAVWEDRGKVMLVDAEGVALEPSPGQIDPKMLRIVGKRANTRIGDLTELLDAAPALTPQVKEAEWVGNRRWNLTFHTGEVLALPEGDDLSQAALVNFARMDGVNRLLGKGVTYFDLRDPERAYLRRPRDPKKPEGDAMASAAQ